The following is a genomic window from Lagenorhynchus albirostris chromosome 2, mLagAlb1.1, whole genome shotgun sequence.
CTGGATGACCCACATGTAGTGatttcaatttcccctttcagttTGTCTTCTCTTTGTCCTGCCCCCTCCTGACCCTTCTTTAGAAAAGGCTTCTGGCTTCTTACTCCAGCCTGCAAGCTTCTAGAAGGCAAAGCTTTGGGGTATGAATGGCTGAAACCCAGCCCAGGAAGTTTgcctttgtttattatttatctcTGGGGTGGTTTGGGGCACCTGCCTAAGAAAAGAGCGGCGGGAGGCTTATTGTTTCTTGAGAAAGCTCTTTGTTGTTAATGGCACATGAAAAATTGATTTCTAAGCAGAATAGAACATGTGTTGGTCAGAAACGCTTTCCTAATGTTGGCAGCTTCCCATGTGTTAGACCCTCAGTGATGAGACCCGGCTGGCAGTATGTGACCCTCAGGAGCCCGTGCCGGTGGCCCGAATCTGAGGGGCAGGGTTCGCACACGTTATGGTGTTGCCAAAATTGGGAGATTGCTTCCTACACTTTTTTTTGTCGTGTACATTTAACCATGTTCTCCTTAAAAGCGCGTTTTATAATTCGCAGTCTTCAAGTGAAGAAAACGGTCTGAACTTGTACTTAAAGTATACTGTTCTCAGAGTCCAGTGATAGCTTAATTAGAAGAGAGGCCGGATCTGAAACACGAGGAGGGCCGGCGGCCCTGGGGTCAGGCTGTGCTGGGTGGTGGCGCTGGCAGTGTCGCGGGTCCCTGCCCACAGCGCAGGAGTCGGAATGGGCGGGCAGGGACCGTGCAGCCCCCGAGTTCCCCCCgattctcttccttctccaccccctctcctcgGAGCCCCACTGGAAGGGGGTGTGGGAGCAGAAGCTGCTCGCCTTGCCAGCCCagcggggcctgtgctctggaatCGCTGGGTCAGAGTCTGGAACTCAGAGTCCAGttctgccctgcccccaccttgCCACCTGTGTGAGGCGCTTCCCTGCACTTGGGTTTTCCCATCCacatggtggggagggtggggtccTGGAGGGTGAGCAAGGTCCTCTGGGCTCCCCCTCCGCTTCCTCAGGCAAACCCTCTGAGTGGGTTTACAGGACGGGGTGAGGTGTCCCCAGCGTGGGGCACGCACACTCGGAGAGGCGTTTACATCAGTTCACTTGGAAACTCTGCTTCCAGGGCCCAAGGTGTTTCTGGTGACAAGTAAGGTCCTGGTAACAAAGCTTCCGctgggctgggacttccctggtggtccattggctAAGACttcgcgctcccaatgcagggggcccgggttccatccctggtcaggaaactagatcccacatgccacaactaaagatcccgcatgctgcaaccaaagatcctgcacgctgcaactaagacccagcacatccaaataaataaatatttaaaacaacaacaacaaaaaagctgcTGCTGGGCAGTCGTGGGGAGGACTTTGTTTCCTCCACCCCGAtcgggggggtggggctgggggggatCCCTCATCTCCCATAGGCTCCAGAGGCCGCCGGGGCCCACGTTCACGGATGGGTCTTCAAGTGCATCCTTCTTAAACCTGGGagtctggggaggaggtgggagggaggcttaaagAAGTTTTATGAACAACAGTGTGCTGGGGCTTGCCATCACATTTAAAGGGGCCCACAGGCACTGCTCCACCTGGCCGAGGATTGCAGCACACAGATGCTTCTCTCTTCTACTCTCctcggggtgggggcggggggagcctgGGGCCGGCTCTTCAGTCCCATCACAGTGCCTCTCCTTTCCTCCACTCACGTGTCAGCTCCGTCCACCTCCTAGACCACCGAATCCCTGCAGTCCCCCTGCCATCCCCATCAGGTCCACGTCATAGCCCTCGCCACTCTCAGGATGGCTCCTCGTGCCTTGCCTGTTTCCAGCAGCTGGAGCGTGCTTTGGGAGAGCAGGGCCGTGCCCGTCCATCTCGTCTGCCACTGAATCCATGGCACCTGATGGGTGCCTGGGGGTGGGCAGTCAGGATCTACTGAGGTAGGTGTTGTAGCCCCCAGTTCTGAGGTTTAGGAAGGTTACActcagccaggaagtggcagaccAAGGATTCGAACTTGTGTTTGATTTTGAGTTTGGTGTTTTCCAGAATGCCACCCTGTAGGTTGTGTTTCTGACACAGGCATGTGTGTCACTGAAAGCActctccttattttcttttttaatttttattagagaaaagcaggGAAGGTTTGGGGCcttggaaaaaataaagggaacGGATTGTAAGCAGAGACCTCTGCTGGTCATGGGGAGGGAGCCCGGCATCCTGATGCTTTGCTGTCTGCCGGGGAGTGAGGCCAGCCAGCACTCTGCCCAGCCATGGTTTCAGCAACGTTACTCATCTGAGTGTGCGACCCAGCGAACACGGTCTGTTTTCGATTCTTATCTCTCTGGTGGCGGGCTCTCAGCCAGCGGGCAGATCAAAAGACGGAATGTGTTCGTttggccatttttttaaaaaaccgaGGTACAAGAGTGCATTTCTTAAAGACGAGGGCGCCGTGGATTAGATTATCCATGGAGTTGAACTGGTCTGGCTTTTGTGCTTTTTTAAGGGTTCAtctcaagtttctttttctggttgaacaatttttttcaacattaatAACTAATGGAGAAGGGGAAGAGGCAAAGTAGAACCATATGGTGGCCCAAACACAAACCTCACTTGTGGCCGGAAACTTCTGATTTGTATCTCTTTTCATGTGATCAGCTGTTGGGCTAGATAGTAGAAAAGGATTCAGTTTGAGGCAACAGTAAGAgtgaatgtaatttttatttagttattttttatagctttttaaaaaatttatctggctgtgtcgggtcttcgttgcggcgtgtgggatctttagttgcagcgtgcgggacctttagttgtggcatacgaactcttagctgcggcatgcaggatctagttccccgaccagggatcgaacccgggccccctgcattgggaatgcagagtcttagccactggaccaccagggaagtggaagtccctgtaatttttatttttttaacccagaTATACTGTATGTCACATGTCTTTTCTTAGACATTGGctagtagctgtgtgacttggggcaagttacttctcTAAGGCCCTGTTTtgtcaccccctccccctttatttatttggctgcagcatgcggcatgtgggatcttagttccctgaccagggattgaacgcgtgtcccctgcagtggaagcatggagccctaaccactggaccaccagggaattccctcgccCTTCTTTAAAATAGGGACAGTAACCATATCTATACGCAGGGCCGTTTTGAGGATTAGAGGAGGTGATGCAGGCTCTTTTCTTCCTGGCTGCTTGAAGATCAGCCGCCGTCATGCCATCATGAGCAACGCAGTAACTGTCCGGACCAGGAAGTTCATGACCACCCGACTGCTTCAGCGGGAACAAATGGGCACTGATGTCCTTCGTCCTGGGAAGGCAACAGTGCCTAAGACAGAAATTTGGGGAAAACTAGCCAAAATGTACAAGACCACACCAGATGTCACCTTTGTGTTTGGGCTCAGAAGCCATGTTGGTGATGGCAAGACAACTGGCCTTGGCATGATTTACGATCCCTTGGGTCACGCGAAGCAGGATGAGCCCAAACACAGGCTTGCAAGACATGGCCTGTACGAGAAGACCTCAAGAAAGCAGCGAAAGGAGCGCACGAGCAGAATGAAGACGGTCATGGGGACTGCAGAGGCCAGTTTGGTGCTGGCAAAAAGAAGTCAGCTGGAGATCGGACAGCAGAGGAGTAAAGATTCTGCGGTGGTTGTGCAGCTTTGTCGTGAGAGAATTAATAAAGTAAGACCTTTTAcgtgaaaaaaataatcaaaaaatcaAGGCGGCGACGCACGTAGAGTTTACgcagtgcagtgcctggcacccccgccccctcctggTGACCTTCTCTTTATTCTCGTTATCGTTAAAGGGTCACCTGAGGCAGTAGCTCGTGGCATGCTagcccctctcctgcctctgccttctgggttttttcctctccctgccctacttcactttattcctgtttcacccgaTCTTTCCTGTGGCCCTGTGGCCCCATGGGCACTCGTGAGCCAGCTGGTGGTGCCGGTGGTGAAGGGCGAGGCAGTCCCTGCTCCCTGGGGTGTGGCCGCAGAGGGGCAGTGGAGAGACCGATGGAGGCGTGAACTTCACCACCAGAACAACGGCGGGAACGCTGTCTTGGCCAGTGCAACATTGTTTAGTGTGCCACGTCACTTGGAATTAGGTTTAAATCCCCCCAACAGCTTGGATTGGTCTGACACCTTTGGTGTTATATGAACATTCCTTACAAAGGCTGTTAAGCAGGTCAGATGGGCAGTTTGGACAGAAATTGTCCAGCCCTCGGATGGTCGACACCAAGCACATGTTCTCGCCAGAGGCCCTCCTTGGGTCCCGAGGCAGCGAAGCCTATGACACTCACATCCCGGAGTGAACTCCCGGGTTTGTTTGGACCTGTCCTTTCATTTAAATTGCTGTGCAAACTTGTGATCCATGAGACTTAACGTGATTTCTtccactgttctaagcatttgaCATGACTAGGAGGTGGGGCGAGGTTGGGTCTGTACTGTGACCCTACATCATAGGATTGATGCCCGCTTCCACCAGCACGCCAGAGCACCCGCCAGTGTGTGCGTCACTGGCCCAGGTCTGGAGGACCGGCCTCTGCGGGCACCCACCAAGTCAGCGCTCAGTGAAGAACGTTAAGTCTTAAGGAAGGAGTAACCTGATAGTTGAGGCCAGTGTTAGAACAGCCGTCCCCAGAGCATTTAGGATTCAGTTGATATCATCGTCACTGCAGGAATTCCAAAGAGTGGGGGCATCTTGATAAGGAAGTTGGAGTTTGGTCTGGGCCCTGAAGGGTGGTAGGATTTAAGACTATATGGGGATCGGTTgccagtttttttgtgtgttttttgttgttgttgttgttacttgttgttgtttttgcgatacgcaggcctctcactgctgtggcctctcccgttgcggagcacaggctccggacgcgcaggcttagcggccacggctcacgggcccagccgctccgtggcacgtgggatcttcccggaccagggcacgaacccatgtcccctgcatcggcaggcggactctcaaccactgtgccaccagggaagcccaggttgccAGTTTTAACAACCAATATATGTCATGTGTAAACTGGAGACATACTAAAACATTATTCATTATGTatctgaaatacaaatttaactGGCCAAATGCATTGTTTTATCCAGCAACCCTAAATGGGGAGGATTTTTAAGTGGAAGAATGCATGTGCAAACTCGCATGTCTAGCAGCACTGAGTAGGACAGTGTGGTGGGTTGAGAGGGTTCAGGCAGAAGtgcaggggtgggaagggggtgggagcgAGACGGATTGGCGGTGGTGGCAGATCATGACTAACGCGCCCGTGGCAGCTGCTCTGGTGCGGATCCGCGAGCACACTGTGTAGTCCACACCTCTCGTTCCACATGACGACAATAATGTTATTTTTACAGAGCATTTTAGCTTTGATCAAAGAAACAGGAGTGGTGGAGGGAAACAATACAAGGATATGGCCCAACTTGGGAGTTTATCCAAAAGGCGAAAATTGTACCTGCTGGGGTGGAGAATCATCCAGCCGTATCACAACCAGGTGCTTTTCGTGGTGGGGCAGGTCATCCGTCATCCATGAactctctgtgtttttctgtgcaCAGCCGGAGCTTTGTGAGTTACAGTTCAGATGTATGTTTTCCTTAGGTTGGTTAGAACCTGGCCGTAGATTTTGCAGAGTCCAGGCACAGGTCTTCAAGGGTGGCTTGGATCTGGGTGCTCAGGTACTATCTCCACGGCCCTGCAGTGCTCAGAAACACAGGGAGGTACTCTCCCGCTGCCTGCTGCAGCCCAGGCCctgcacccccaccccagctgcccTGGCAGAAAGGAGGTGAGCCGTGTATCCCTCCATCGCCCCTGGAGAAGACTCTTCCCTGCATATGCCAGGGCTGAGGCCCTCTCGTTGCCCATGCGTGGTGGTGGAGTAGAGATCAGCCTTGCCCAACCATATGGTGTGAGGAGCTTTGTGACCAGAAGAATAGGAAAGGAGGCTGGGCAGGCAACAGGAGTGGCCATTGATGACAGCTGGTACCACGGATCGGCCCCTTGCGCCGCTGCCTTAATCTGCGTTGTCTGTGCTTCGAAGGACGTGAGTTACAAAGTGGGGAGTGGAGTCCCTTCTGGTCCTTTATGCTGGCCTTGAAAGTACCCAGATCTGCTTGGACAGGTAGGGAGGGCTGGATCCCATTTTCTAGAAAAGTGGCTGCCACATTTTTTGATTTCACAGGCCAGAGACATTTAAAAGTGAAGAGGAGGAATAGGTCATTGGTTGTGAACCTTtagaacaaaaacaagacctatcgTTTCATCAAGTTACGGACACCTtaacaccaaaaaaagaaaaaaaaagggcattcTCAAAGGATGAATACGTTTAACCAAATGAAGAACCTAATAGTGTCTTGATTAGAGGCTTTCTTTACCTGAATTATTTGCGCTGAAGCAGTGAGGCTCTTACAGTGGCCCAGCAGCCATCTGTGTCTGATGCAGCTCACCTGCTGTGTTTGCCAAATGAACAACCTCGGGCCCAGCCCAGGTCTCCATGGCTAGTTAACAGCTGAGCAGGGGCTCGAACCCAGCGCTCTCAGTTCTCAGTCTCGCACTGCGCTGTGCTCCTTGGGGTCGTATAGTAACACGGACGCCAGGACTTTCACTAAAACTCCCGCTCTCTCTGTCTGCTGCTGTGGAACCACATTACAGGTCATATTCCTGGTTGCAGCCACAGTGAAATTGTCATTGGTATCCATCAAAGTTTAGTTCTTGACTATACACTCTTCGGGTGAAGATCCTTGCTACAcaccaatttattaatttaaaaataaagccgagggcttccctggtggcgcagtgattgagagtccgcctgccaatgcaggggacacgggttcgtgccccggtccgggaggatcccgcatgccgtggagcggctaggcccgtgagccatggccgctgagcctgtgcgtccggagcctgtgctccgcaacgggagaggccacaacagtgagaggcccgcgtaccgcaaaaaaataaaaaataaaaataaagccgaTTGGCATTTAGGAGGCTCCGTATTGTAAaactcctcccttcctccttcccacatACGTCAAGCActtgctctgtgtcaggcactgcccTGGGCACCGAGGATTCAGCGGTGAACAGGATCAAAGCCCTCGCCCTGGTAAAACCTACATTCTAGGGAGAGAGACATGACcacaaatgaatttaaaaaatcatttcagttAGTATAAGTGCTGGGAAGAAATTATTGAAGTACTTTCGGTCCATGAATTAGCCTCTTGGATAGGAGTGAAGTCAAGCCTGTTTATACCAAATCCCATTATCTTGTAAGCTTCTTCTGTTGGGGGACTTAGCCGCCCGCAGCAGGACTGGTGGGAAAGGGCCAGCATGGCTCTGGGCAGAACTGGATCCCAGTGGTGCATTTTCATCCAGTGCCTGGGGCAGTACAGCAAATTCAGGTGCAGTCTAGGCTGGGGCTGCTGTCTAGGCCGGAGCTGCCGTTCAGACCGGGGATGCCGTCCAGGCTGGAGCTGCAGGCTGAGAATGACAGGCAGCACTGGTGTTGGGGGCCGAGGGGGAGCGGGGGCATCAGTGCGTCGGTTCCTGATGTGCACGCGTTGCCCTGCGCTGGACGCTACGCTGGGTACTGATTGCATCATCATCACATGCAATCCCCAACCGGGTTGGTTTTTCTTATCCCCActctacaggtgaggaaatgcaACTTGGTAGagaagtaaagtgacttgccccaggCCAGGAGGCCAGTGAGTCGTAGAGTCAAGAAGTCTAACTTCAGAGCGTGTTTGCTTGGTCTTTACATAATACTCCAGGATAAATTAGGCCAGTAGTGTCAGGGCCCCAGCCAGTTAGAATGGGGTTCTAGGCAAAAGTCAGGGCCCAACAAGTAAGGCAAGGAATCAGCCCGACAGAATAGTGATGCCAGGGAAAGGCTGTAAAGTGATAGGCGGGCACAGAGGTGCCCAGGGCCCTTGCACTTGGCCAACGACAGGAAAGCAAGGCCActtcaaatcccagctgcctTGGGTGGAAGCTGTTACAATCTTCCTTGCCTTGATCTGGCCTTTTTTTTCCAGGTGAAGGGCGCCATAGCTGagcaggggctgggtgggagggggtCATTTCCCAGCAGACCGTGCCTTTGGCCTGTGCTCTTCTTCCTCTTAGCTGTCCGCTAAACCAGAGTTCCGGTCAGAGGGGGAGACACCTCTCTACTGCTTTCTTCTTGTGTGGGCCTTGGGCAACCTCACGACTCCGGGCCTCAATTCTCtaatctgtaaaacggggataataaCTACTTCACAGGATGAGTGTGAGCTTCCGATAGTTTCCATCTGTAAAGGGCCCAGCATAGTGCATGACGCGTGGCAGACGCTTGGTATTCTCAGCACCAAGACTAACTGAACACAGCCCCATTTTTGTTTGTATGTCTTTCTGCTTGGGGAGGTGGATACACAGATGGGTGTTGCATCCAGGAGGAGTTCTGAAATAAGCACGTTGTCGACAGGGGttaatgatgtgtgtgtgtgtctcgtGTTGGGCGGCTGGCTGCCCGGTGCTGCTCGGTGTATGAGAAATGGCTGGGAGTCACCAGGCAGGGCCACCATCTCACAGGTGTGCCAGACAGCGCCTTCCAGGCTGAGTCCGGAGGCACCCGCCATCAGCAGAGATGCCTCGAGAAGCCCACGGAGGCGGGTGGTCTCCGAGGTGACCGTGTCCCCATCCGTGCCTCTCTGGTGGTGGCGGGGGCCTTCCGGGGGAGCACGGGAACTGCTGTGACTGGCCACCCCTCTGCCGAGCTGCTCTTCGGGTGTCTTTGCCACATGATTTAACTTTTCCATTTGGAAGGGTTATTGGTGCAGTTGGCAGCCACTCGTCGGGTAAGCGATACGGCGGGGCCTCCGTAAAGCCGGGCCCATGAAATGAATAAGTCAGCACATTGAAAATATAGCATGGAAGTGACTCAAGCCTGAAGGAATCCATTTTGGAGAGTGCTGCCCTCCCTTCCTGGAATATTTCGGTGGAAATTGATGTTTGAGTTGGGAGGAGGAGGCCAGAGGCCTGGTTCCTAGCAGGGCTCTGTGTCCGATTCAGCAGCATTTGCCCTGAGAttcagccctgcccgccccccacgCGAGGGCCCCCCTCCTCAGTGAGGGGCCCAGGAGGGTGAGCCTGAGCACAGCAGCTGGAGCTCGGCACTGTGGGAAGCTGGCGGGAAGCTACCTTTGCAGCAGGTAGGGTTGACTCCGTAAGCCAGCCTGGTAACGCTTGGCTGGGGTCCTGGAAAGTACTGGAAACTCCACCCAGCGAGGGAGCCTGTGGGAGCTCTCGGCACGGACTGGCTCTTCTTCTCAGAGCTCTCTGGACTCCTGTGTGTTTCAAGTGTTTACCTTCTTCTCGGGGCTTCAGCTTATGCTTTGCCCACCAGAGACCAATACCAAGCACGTTCGTACGTTACTAGACCACCCTGGCGACCAGGTAATTAAAGCTGCACGCAGTTTGGAAGGAAGGCTGTATTGGAAATCACGCTCCACTGTAATTCAAGAACAGGTTTCTTTATAGAGGGACACAGTTGGTGTCAGACAcatgtggaaaagaaaagaacaggccCATAATTCTGGCAGGCTACCAAGGGCCAGATGTTAAATATGCTGACCACGGTATGGCTACAGATGCCGTTAGCCAACATGGGTTTGATGTGTTATTTTAACCTCTGTTCtgacttttcctctctctctgccaggTCCCCAGTCTATGTGAAGATCTCCTGTCTTCTGTTGACCAGCCACTGAAAATCGCCAGAGACAAGGTGGTGGGAAAGGATTACCTTTTATGTGACTACAACAGAGATGGGGACTCCTATAGGTGAGCTCCTGCCCCACGAATGCAGCAGGCGTGCCGCGCCCGCCACGGCTGCTCACCACTGCTGCAGCAGCTCAAGGACTACTGAGCTTTGGCATCTGACAGCCCATCAGCCTTCTTTCTGCTTGTGCTTCTGCTaggctttcctccttccctccctccctccgtccctccctcccttctgtccATCATTCCATCCAGTCGACCGGAAGATGTCTGTGGAGTACCCCCACTGGGCATTGgagatgcagcagtgaacaagaagCCCCTGCCCTGGTGGGGCTTACAGTCCAATAGGAGGGGGatgttggtaaaaaaaaaaaaaaaaaaaaaccagggacttccctggtggcgcagtggttgagagtccacctgccagtgcaggagacatgggttcgagccctggtccgggaagatcccacatgctgcagggcaactaaacccgtgcaccacaactactgagcctgtgctctagagcctgtactctagagcctgcgtgccacaagtactgaagcccgcgtgcctagagcctgtgctccacgataaagagaagccaccgcaatgagaggcccgcacagcacaacgaagagtagcccccgctcgccgcaactagagaaagcccgcacgcagcaacaaagacccaatacagccaaagataattaattaaaaaaaaaaagaaaagaacccccAGCAAGCTGCTTCATTAAAATTGCATCAAATCCTGCAAAGGAGAAGGTCCAGGATGTGCCCATGGCAGGAATCCCAAGCCCAGGGAGGGCCTGCGTGCTTAAGGGCATGTGAATGAATCTCATCAGACAGATGTGCagctgtcctctctctctccatcacccTGTCCAGGGCTGCGAATAACTAAGTCGACTTGCATCCCTGCCCTGGGTGATCCGTGGTCTAGAACAGGAGACACACCCAGGAGCTGATTACTGTGTGACGTGATTCCTGCAGCCAGGGCCAAGCTTATTGCATAGAGAAGGTAGCATAGAGAAGGCCGAGGTTGattccaggaagacttcctggaggagatgttGTCCGAGCTAGGTTTTTAAGGGTGCCTAGGagttcttaatattaaaaaagactGGGAATCTCTACACGCATCCAGTATTCCTGTGGTGGATGGCTGCAGTCAGTACCTTGGAAAATGGTGGAGGAATGCCATAGGCTATAGGCTTTTTTTAGAAGCCGCAGAACCTGGGCTGGGTCTTAACGCTTTGGCCTCATGCTCttttgggggaggggttggggccTGAAAAATGAAAGTAGGAGAAATTCGCTGGAGGTAGCCGACATGGGCTCCAAACGAGCACTGCCCCCTTGAGCAGACGGGAACTTTGACAAATTACTTATTGTCTCTGGACTCCAGTTCTCTCATGTATCAAGTGGAGGGTGATAGTGTTCATTCTTCTAACAGGTTGCTCAGTGACATGTCTCTGTGAGCAGGCACTCGTGTGTCAGACACTGAGTCTCTTCTGTGGAGCTTGTGTCCTAGTGAGGAATCCAGAGAGTAAGCAGCTGCATAAACAGTATATATTGTTGAagagcaaataaagaaaataatggaagagcaggggagggagaggcggAGGGGTAAACAGGGAAGGCTCTGGCGTTGGTGGTCAAGTGTGAAATGAGACTTACGGATGAGAAGGTTCAGTCCCGCGCAGGTCTGGGAGAAGAGTGTCCCCTTTAAAGGCCCTGGGTGGGGTGAGCTGTCAGGGTTGAGCCTGGCAGGGAGGCCCGAGTGGGAGACAGCAGtgaagggggtgggcaggggtagGAGGTGAGGCCAGAGGCCTTGAAGGCCAGGGCCATAGGGCTTGGCTCGGGGCACTTGGGGGTTGAAAGAAATAACACATGTGAAGGGCTGAACAGCACCGAACTTGGGGGAAATTACAAAGAATTCATACTATTTAAACAAGACTAGACGACTATCATGTGATCACGTCCCTCTCCTAGTTTCAAATGGAGGTCAGGTAAAGAATGTATTTTGGTCTAACCTAGACTGGAGACTAGAGTTGGAGATGGGGAGAGGTAGTCGGGTTTGAGGTACGTTTTAAAAGTAGAgccagcgggcttccctggtggcgcagtggttgagagtccgcctgccgatgcaagggacacaggtccgtgccccggtccgggaagatcccacatgccgcggggcggctgggcccatgagccatggccgcgcgtccggagcctgtgctccgcaacgggagaggccacaacagtgagaggcccgcgtaccacacacacacaaaaaaagtagaGCCAGCAGTGTTTGCAGGTGCGGGGGTGGGGCAGATGAGCAGCTGGAAGGTGGggtcactgactctccaggtgAGGAAGGCTCTGGGAGGGACTGATTTGGAGGCATTTTAAACTTCAGATGCCCATCGGGTGGACGTGGAGAGTCGGCTAGGCTGTGGGTAGTCTTGAGTTCCAGAGGTCTGTGTGGAGATGGAGGTGCAGAGGTGGGCGTCCAGCTCCAAG
Proteins encoded in this region:
- the LOC132516353 gene encoding small ribosomal subunit protein eS24-like translates to MSNAVTVRTRKFMTTRLLQREQMGTDVLRPGKATVPKTEIWGKLAKMYKTTPDVTFVFGLRSHVGDGKTTGLGMIYDPLGHAKQDEPKHRLARHGLYEKTSRKQRKERTSRMKTVMGTAEASLVLAKRSQLEIGQQRSKDSAVVVQLCRERINKVRPFT